The DNA sequence AGAAAACGTGGCGCTTCTTATCAAGACTTAAGGGGCAAAAAAAAAGGGATCCGGTCGGATCCCTTTTCGGCATTAAAACATGACGGCATATTGCTACTTTCGCAGAACCTTTATCACTGAGGAGAAATCCTCTTCGCCGCGACCATCCTTGACCCCCTGCTCGTAAAGAGAGTGAGCCGACTCAGCGCCCGGAAGGGTAAGGCCGAGCTTGCCAGCAGCCTCCATAACCAGTTCCAGCTGCTCGTTTACATACTTGAGAGCGAGATTCCTGGTAAAATCGCCCCTGGCAATACTCCTGCCCTTTGAATGGAACAGCGGAGAGGCAACCCCGCCGGAATCAAGAACCTCCAGGATTTTGTCAGCAGTAAAGCCCAGTTTCTCGCCAAACACAAGACCTTCTGCCAAAGCCTGAATCAGTTCAGCCTGAACGAGGTTTACAATAAACTTCATCTTCGTGGCATCACCGACATTGCCGACATGGATAATATTCAGCCCGAAGAATGAGAAAAGTTCACGGCATCTTCCAACCAGAGCCGAATCGCCGCCGGTAAGGATTGTCAGAAGACCATTGGCCGCATGCTCCTTGGTTCCCCAAACCGGCGCATCAAGGAACATAACGCGATGCTTTGCAGCTTCTTCTGCCATCTCTAGGGTGCTTTCCAGAGAATGAGTTCCCATGTCTACCAGGATAGTCCCGGCGTCAATGCCGGCAAAGACCCCTTCAGGTCCGTAAATATCTGGGCGAAGCCGTTCTTTCTCCGGCCTGATCAAAATAACGAGATCTTTGCCTTTTGCCGCATCCTTGGGGCTAGTTGCTGCAGCAGCACCAAGTTTGGCAAGTTCTGCGACTACTAACGGGTCGGAATCATATACAGAAAGAGCGTAATGTCCTTTTGTCAGGTTTGCCGCCATGTGGCGACCCACCGTGCCCAGCCCCAAAAAACCGATATTCTTAAGCATGCCCAACCTCCTGAACATTCATAAATAATCAAACCATGTTTTTAAATAATACAGTCTCACACGCCTCAACACAAGCGGCAAAAATAAAAAACTACCTGAAACTGGAGACTCCAAGTTTTTTACAAGAAACGGCAATACGACATCTTGAACAGTATGGGGACAGAGGGCGGCAGAGATTTTGCCCAAAAGTGACTAAAAGGTCGTTGATTCCCAGCCAATATTCAGAAGGAAGACACTGGCGGAGCACTTTTTCGGTCTCATCAGGGGTGCGGGTAGCAATGTATCCCCATCGGTTGCAGATCCGGTGGACATGCGTATCAACACAGATGCCCGGCTTACCATAGCCAAGGGTTACAACCAGATTGGCGGTCTTGCGGCCAACTCCTTTAAACATAAGCAACTGATCGATTTCTTCTGGGACCTTGCCATCGTAATCAGCCACCAACTGCCGACAGATATCGATAATCTGGCCAGCCTTGTTCCTGTAAAATCCCACCGGATAGATGGCGGCCTCAATCTCATCCTTTGAGAGCAGCATCATGGTGTCCGGTGTCGTGGCCAAAGCAAAAAGCCTCTCTGAAGCAGGACTGGTTGTGGTGTCTTGCGTTCGGAGTGACAGGATACAAGAGATGAGAACCTTGAAAGGGTCTCCTTCACGTTGAGAAACAATGGTTACAGCTGGTGACTGCCACTGCCTGACTTCCTGCCGCAGAATCGCAATTACCGAGTGGATATCAAAACCGTTCAAGCAAGCCCTCTGTTCCGGAAAATTCGCATCAGCAACACCCCAAGAACTGAAAAACATGCGCCGACACACAATAACAGATAGCCGATGGTCCGTCCTTCCCCCCAACCGAACAGGTCCTGCCCTTTCATCAAAAAGATGAGACCGAGGCCACTGAAGGCCATGATTCCTCCGGATATATAAACAGCAAAGGCTGCTATTGCCAGGCCGATTCCTTGTTGTTTAGCCATATCTCCCTCTCCTTTCTTCGTTGACCTGGGATTCTAGCCCATCTCTAACCATGCCGCAACCAGATTAACGTGACATCCCCAAACTCCTGAGGCATAATTTCAAAAGTTGCTCTATCACACTTAAGGATTATTTATGACCGCTCCTGTCGATCTTCATATCCATTCGCGACACTCTGACGGCACCTTCTCGCCAACAGAACTGGTAAAAATGGCATCCGCGCAAGGCTTTAAGGCCATAGCCCTAGCTGATCACGATTCAATATCAGGTATTGACGAGGCAATTGCTGCGGGAGAAGAATTCGGCGTGGAGCTGATCCCTGCGGTGGAGCTCTCCATAGAGATCAAGAACTATCACGACGTACATCTTCTGGCATTCTTCCTTGATCATAAAGACAAATCATTCAACGAACGCCTGAACAGTTTCCGCGAACGGCGCGACCGCCGTGGTGAAGAGATCATCGCTAGAATTAACGACAAGCTTGCTAATAACGGCAAAGGAAGTATCAGCTTCAGCGAAGTTGTCGCTGGGAGCGACGGGGCGTTAGGGCGTCCGCATATTGCGAGAGTTCTCATCTCCAGAGGCTATGTGACCGACATGAATCAAGCCTTTGATGAGTATCTCATACCATGTGATGTCCCAAAAGAATATTTCCCGGCAGAAGAGGCAATCAAGGAAATTCACCGAATCGGAGGACTGGCGGTTCTGGCTCACCCGACCACTATTTCCAAGGACAGATCAAAACTGAGAGAAGTGATCGGAATGATGGTAGCTTTCGGTCTGGACGGCCTCGAAGCCTATAACACACTTGCCACCATAGACGATTCGGAATTCCTGTTTGCAATCGCCCGTCGGCATAAACTCATTGTTACCGGCGGGTCAGACTTTCACGGTAACGAGGGCGAGGGCCTGCTAGGCATCCGTGACAATAGATTCCCTCTTGACTATCGTTTAGTCGAATCACTCAAAGACAGGGTTGCCGAAAAGAAATCAAACCAACCGCAGGCAGTTTAATAAAAATTATCTACAATTACTGTTTTATAACTAAAGTTTCCCTCCGAACTGTCGAAAATATCTACATGTTATTGACTGCAATGACCGGAGGGTCGAATGCTTGTTTTGGTGCGCTACAATGACGACAATTATGACATCGTCGAAGACTACTGCCTGGAATACCTTATTGTTACAGGTAAAGTTATAGAATTTTCCCGTTCCGACGAATGGATTACCGTCGGTAATGGGCCTACCAGGGAAAAACCTGATGTTGAGGGATGGACTCCTTCGGAAACCTTTTATTCAGGACCCGAACGTCGCAAGAACCGCAGAAAGAACCTTTTGCATACTCCGCAAACCAATGTAACTACTTAATACAAACCCGCCGCACCTCCTTGAGATCAGTT is a window from the Geoanaerobacter pelophilus genome containing:
- a CDS encoding NAD(P)-dependent oxidoreductase codes for the protein MLKNIGFLGLGTVGRHMAANLTKGHYALSVYDSDPLVVAELAKLGAAAATSPKDAAKGKDLVILIRPEKERLRPDIYGPEGVFAGIDAGTILVDMGTHSLESTLEMAEEAAKHRVMFLDAPVWGTKEHAANGLLTILTGGDSALVGRCRELFSFFGLNIIHVGNVGDATKMKFIVNLVQAELIQALAEGLVFGEKLGFTADKILEVLDSGGVASPLFHSKGRSIARGDFTRNLALKYVNEQLELVMEAAGKLGLTLPGAESAHSLYEQGVKDGRGEEDFSSVIKVLRK
- a CDS encoding endonuclease III domain-containing protein, with translation MNGFDIHSVIAILRQEVRQWQSPAVTIVSQREGDPFKVLISCILSLRTQDTTTSPASERLFALATTPDTMMLLSKDEIEAAIYPVGFYRNKAGQIIDICRQLVADYDGKVPEEIDQLLMFKGVGRKTANLVVTLGYGKPGICVDTHVHRICNRWGYIATRTPDETEKVLRQCLPSEYWLGINDLLVTFGQNLCRPLSPYCSRCRIAVSCKKLGVSSFR
- a CDS encoding PHP domain-containing protein — translated: MTAPVDLHIHSRHSDGTFSPTELVKMASAQGFKAIALADHDSISGIDEAIAAGEEFGVELIPAVELSIEIKNYHDVHLLAFFLDHKDKSFNERLNSFRERRDRRGEEIIARINDKLANNGKGSISFSEVVAGSDGALGRPHIARVLISRGYVTDMNQAFDEYLIPCDVPKEYFPAEEAIKEIHRIGGLAVLAHPTTISKDRSKLREVIGMMVAFGLDGLEAYNTLATIDDSEFLFAIARRHKLIVTGGSDFHGNEGEGLLGIRDNRFPLDYRLVESLKDRVAEKKSNQPQAV
- a CDS encoding GSU3473 family protein, with translation MLVLVRYNDDNYDIVEDYCLEYLIVTGKVIEFSRSDEWITVGNGPTREKPDVEGWTPSETFYSGPERRKNRRKNLLHTPQTNVTT